The nucleotide window TGTTACAAAATGATTGTGACCTAAAACAACTcactaaacaacaaaaaaaaacaatttttcgtatgtgtaaccggttaccactgaaacGAAAACAATAACCACACAgttgtaaccgattaccactgaaacgaaacaactttttcaaattgCAGAAGTTTTTATTTCCCAACTATAACCGATAACTAGCATGTGTTTATCAGTGACATCAATTGAATTATAGATTTTTCATCCTACATTGAGGAAGTACACAACTTAGAGTTATAGTTGCACCACTAagatcaattatagatttttcaTCCTGCATTGAGGAAGTACACAACTTAGAGTTATAGTTGCACCACTAAGATCGCACACAATATTTTAGTTTTATGGAGATGTTGCGAATACGTAAGATATGTGTTGGTAGTTGAAACAAACTCAAAACAAGAAAGATAAACTAAATTTAGGGTTAAGAAGTTGAAATCGATGCGACtatttcttgaattgcaagtatGAGGGGGAAAGGATGTTGTATACAACATATTTTTTATGAGGACCTCTTCTAATTAAACATTtgaatttatgaatttttttaagtCCAATCCTCTAAGAGTGTAACAAATAATAGtgtacaaattaaattaaatgctaGATACTCTTTTTGCAAGGTATATATGTTCGATCACCTTTGGTTCCTAGTTAAAAAATACACTTGTATGCAAGGAGAATTATTCCATGTAGTGGAGTGTAACCTAAGTATGTctcttgctttctctttcaaaTAAGAAGCACAATCTGCCTGCATTACCATGCAAAGCTTTGAAACCGCTCCAACCCTCAACATCTCTAAAACAGTCTCTTTAGAAGATGAATACTTCGCAATCATTGAAATTACTTGAATCGCTAGGTCATCGGTTGCGGCCGAAACCCTCAAAATCCTTTTAGTAACCATCGCTATACCCGCCGCATGCCTCAAAAATTGTTCTCTTCCTTCCGCGCACGAACACAAATGCGCCAAAAGATTGAATATAAGCTCGGTCATGCTCTTCTTCGGGTTTTCAAGCTCGATTTCAATAAGTTCACTTACTCCACCAGCTTCCATGATCCTCGTTCGGTTTCTACCTAACGAGGACGTGCCTATAAGAACATGTAACGCAGATTTAATCGTTTGTTTAGAGAATAACCCTCGCTTTCGAAGTACTCTCACAATTTCTCTAAAGAATTCAATGTTTAAATTTCCTATAAGAGATGAATCTACAATCTCAattgttaattttaataatagCATTACTTCATTTACCATTTTCACATCGTTGTTATCAATGTAAATTTTCAAAATCCAACTCAAGGAGTTGATGAACTCCATGTTTCCTCCAACCAAAGGCTTGATCATGTTCTTAACCATCGCTTCGTGCCACAAAAGACGAATAGTTTTCAAACCTTCTTCTAAACAAATAATGTTACCTTCTTTGAAACTCTTCTTAATCACCATAACCATAGCCTTGGTTACAC belongs to Vicia villosa cultivar HV-30 ecotype Madison, WI unplaced genomic scaffold, Vvil1.0 ctg.000251F_1_1, whole genome shotgun sequence and includes:
- the LOC131625920 gene encoding E3 ubiquitin-protein ligase PUB24-like, coding for MLPTRPSPDVALTFLTPNHTLQRLIKAWISSNEAKDVDEQVPPPKYSLNRFHLQKLVNNLEVPSCFRTAMEKIHDLAKQSERNRTCMVEVGVTKAMVMVIKKSFKEGNIICLEEGLKTIRLLWHEAMVKNMIKPLVGGNMEFINSLSWILKIYIDNNDVKMVNEVMLLLKLTIEIVDSSLIGNLNIEFFREIVRVLRKRGLFSKQTIKSALHVLIGTSSLGRNRTRIMEAGGVSELIEIELENPKKSMTELIFNLLAHLCSCAEGREQFLRHAAGIAMVTKRILRVSAATDDLAIQVISMIAKYSSSKETVLEMLRVGAVSKLCMVMQADCASYLKEKARDILRLHSTTWNNSPCIQVYFLTRNQR